A region from the Rufibacter sp. DG15C genome encodes:
- a CDS encoding acyl transferase, which produces MAFISEFKSRISSLTPDNFEAAALELFQFQAKENLVYAEFLNFLNRDSQQVESLEQIPFLPIEFFKTHTVVSHIFTPKATFLSSGTTLQQRSRHLVEDPFFYCQHAQSLFEETYGPLKGAVVLALLPSYLEQGDSSLVMMIDHFIKATGQQEEGFYLQNHQELRQAISKAKTANKDIYLFGVTYALLDLAEEVTIGEFAGLTIFETGGMKGRRREMVREELHQVLMAAFGVEAIHSEYGMTELLSQAYSKGQGIFQPSMTLRVLVRDVNDPFAVSLGPASGGINVIDLANVDSCAFLETKDLGKLYADGSFEILGRFDNSDIRGCNLLVG; this is translated from the coding sequence ATGGCTTTCATTTCTGAGTTTAAATCCCGTATTTCTTCCCTTACGCCAGACAACTTTGAGGCCGCGGCTTTAGAGTTGTTTCAGTTCCAGGCCAAAGAGAACCTGGTGTATGCAGAATTCCTGAACTTTCTAAACCGAGACTCTCAGCAAGTAGAAAGCCTGGAGCAAATTCCCTTTCTGCCCATAGAGTTCTTTAAGACTCATACGGTAGTATCGCATATTTTCACTCCTAAGGCCACCTTCCTAAGTAGCGGTACCACTTTGCAACAACGCAGCAGGCACCTGGTAGAAGACCCTTTTTTCTATTGCCAGCACGCCCAATCCTTATTTGAAGAAACCTACGGTCCGTTAAAAGGTGCCGTGGTCCTAGCCCTATTACCCTCTTACCTGGAACAAGGCGATTCTTCTTTGGTCATGATGATTGACCATTTCATAAAAGCCACAGGGCAACAGGAAGAAGGGTTTTATTTGCAAAACCACCAAGAATTGCGGCAAGCCATTTCTAAAGCTAAAACGGCTAATAAGGACATCTATCTGTTTGGCGTGACCTATGCGCTTCTAGATTTAGCCGAAGAAGTAACCATTGGGGAATTCGCGGGGCTCACCATCTTTGAGACGGGCGGCATGAAAGGCCGGCGCCGGGAAATGGTGCGGGAAGAACTGCACCAAGTTTTAATGGCCGCCTTTGGGGTTGAGGCCATCCACTCTGAATACGGCATGACCGAACTACTTTCGCAGGCCTACTCCAAAGGACAGGGGATTTTTCAACCATCCATGACCTTACGGGTGCTGGTGCGGGATGTGAATGACCCGTTTGCGGTGTCTCTTGGTCCTGCCTCGGGCGGTATAAATGTGATAGACCTGGCCAACGTGGACTCCTGCGCCTTCCTTGAAACCAAAGACCTGGGCAAACTCTACGCAGACGGCTCCTTTGAAATCTTAGGCCGTTTTGACAATTCAGACATTAGAGGGTGTAACCTGCTAGTGGGATAG